A section of the Ochotona princeps isolate mOchPri1 chromosome 19, mOchPri1.hap1, whole genome shotgun sequence genome encodes:
- the NKX2-5 gene encoding homeobox protein Nkx-2.5, protein MFPSPALTPTPFSVKDILNLEQQQQQRSLATAGELPSRLEATLAPASCMLAAFKSEAYAGPETAAAPGLPEMRAELGPAPSLGKCAPAFPAAPAFYPRAYGDPDQAKDPRTDKKELCALQKAAELEKPEADGAERPRARRRRKPRVLFSQAQVYELERRFKQQRYLSAPERDQLASVLKLTSTQVKIWFQNRRYKCKRQRQDQTLELVGLPPPPPPPARRIAVPVLVRDGKPCLGDSAPYAPAYGVGLNAYGYNAYPAYPGYGSATCSPGYSCAAAYPAGPPAAQPAAAAAAAAAANNNFVNFGVGDLNAVQSPGIPQGNSGVSTLHGIRAW, encoded by the exons ATGTTCCCCAGCCCCGCGCTCACACCCACGCCGTTCTCGGTCAAAGACATTCTGaacctggagcagcagcagcagcagcgcagcCTGGCCACCGCCGGGGAGCTCCCTTCGCGCCTGGAGGCCACCCTGGCGCCCGCCTCCTGCATGCTGGCCGCCTTCAAGTCTGAGGCCTACGCGGGGCCAGAGACAGCGGCCGCACCCGGACTCCCCGAGATGCGAGCCGAGCTGGGGCCCGCTCCTTCGCTGGGCAAGTGCGCGCCTGCCTTCCCCGCAGCCCCTGCCTTCTATCCGCGTGCCTATGGCGACCCGGACCAGGCCAAGGACCCGCGCACAGATAAGAAAG agcTGTGCGCTCTGCAGAAGGCGGCGGAGCTGGAGAAGCCCGAGGCGGACGGCGCGGAGCGACCCCGGGCGCGGCGCCGGCGGAAGCCCCGCGTGCTCTTCTCTCAGGCGCAAGTCTACGAGCTGGAGCGACGCTTCAAGCAGCAGCGGTACCTGTCGGCTCCAGAGCGCGACCAGCTGGCCAGCGTGCTGAAGCTCACGTCCACGCAGGTCAAGATCTGGTTCCAGAACCGGCGCTACAAATGCAAGCGGCAGCGGCAGGATCAGACTCTGGAGCTAGTGGggctgcccccgcccccgccgccgcctgCCCGCAGGATCGCCGTGCCGGTGCTGGTGCGCGACGGCAAGCCTTGTCTGGGGGACTCGGCGCCCTACGCGCCCGCCTACGGCGTGGGCCTGAACGCCTATGGTTATAACGCCTACCCGGCGTACCCGGGCTATGGGAGTGCGACTTGCAGTCCCGGCTATAGCTGCGCCGCCGCTTACCCCGCCGGGCCTCCAGCTGCACAGCcagccgccgcagccgccgccgccgctgcggCCAACAACAACTTCGTGAACTTTGGCGTCGGGGACTTGAACGCGGTgcagagccccgggatcccgcaGGGCAACTCCGGAGTGTCCACGCTGCACGGTATCCGAGCCTGGTAG